Proteins from one Candidatus Binataceae bacterium genomic window:
- a CDS encoding acyl--CoA ligase, giving the protein MPERTILAELLADPTSKAPAIIDCASTLTISYRDLAQQIERLAGQLAAAGLSPGQRVSIVLPNGLEFLVVFLAVARAGLVAAPLNPAYKLDELLFFIEDAQARAIVGPRNNSALVEAAQRLEVPLWPTRIDPAGQVQIDELGGKRPVDRPAPNPTDMVLFLHTSGTTSRPKGVPLTHANVMRSINNIAAHYGLSPADRSLVVMPLFHVHGLIGATFSSLAAGGAVIVPPRFSAQQFWNLAQTYEATWYSAVPTIHQVLLLRAESDGAPAHSGFRFIRSCSSALAASTLAQLEARFAAPVLEAYGMTEAAHQVASNPLPPAVHKPGTVGVGGRVEVAIMDEAGNLLRSGEAGEVVIKGANVTSGYWNNPEANSTAFTNGWFRTGDRGTIDPQGYVTLIGRIKELINRGGEKISPLEIDAVLLEHPAVAEAASFGSPSELYGEEVAAAVVLKGEASAQELQNHCRGRLAEFKVPKTIYIVEALPKGPTGKVQRREMAAFVKR; this is encoded by the coding sequence AGTCCAGGCCAGCGCGTCAGTATCGTTTTGCCCAACGGCCTGGAATTCCTGGTCGTGTTTTTGGCGGTGGCCCGGGCCGGCTTGGTCGCCGCCCCGCTTAACCCCGCCTACAAGCTCGACGAGCTGCTGTTTTTTATCGAAGACGCGCAGGCGCGCGCAATCGTCGGGCCGCGTAACAACAGCGCGCTGGTGGAGGCTGCGCAGCGGCTTGAGGTGCCACTGTGGCCGACTCGGATCGATCCCGCGGGCCAGGTCCAGATCGATGAACTCGGCGGCAAACGGCCGGTGGACCGCCCCGCGCCCAATCCCACCGACATGGTCTTGTTTCTGCACACCAGTGGCACCACCAGTCGGCCCAAGGGTGTGCCTTTGACCCATGCCAACGTGATGCGATCGATCAATAATATCGCGGCGCATTACGGCCTGAGCCCGGCCGATCGCAGCCTGGTGGTGATGCCGCTGTTTCACGTCCATGGGCTGATTGGCGCTACCTTCTCTAGTCTAGCCGCGGGTGGGGCGGTAATCGTACCGCCGCGCTTCAGCGCTCAGCAGTTCTGGAACCTGGCTCAAACCTACGAAGCCACCTGGTACTCGGCCGTGCCCACCATTCACCAGGTCCTTTTGCTACGCGCCGAAAGTGACGGCGCGCCAGCTCACAGCGGCTTCCGCTTCATCCGATCCTGCTCCTCTGCCCTGGCTGCCAGCACCTTGGCTCAATTGGAGGCGCGGTTCGCCGCTCCAGTGCTCGAAGCCTACGGGATGACGGAAGCTGCCCATCAGGTCGCCTCCAACCCGCTTCCGCCCGCGGTTCACAAACCCGGCACGGTTGGAGTGGGCGGACGGGTGGAAGTCGCGATTATGGACGAAGCCGGCAACCTTTTGCGCTCAGGTGAGGCGGGCGAGGTAGTAATCAAGGGAGCCAATGTAACCAGTGGTTACTGGAACAATCCAGAAGCCAACAGCACCGCTTTTACCAACGGATGGTTCCGCACCGGTGATCGCGGCACCATCGACCCACAGGGTTATGTAACTCTGATCGGTCGCATCAAGGAATTGATCAATCGTGGCGGCGAGAAAATCTCGCCCTTGGAGATCGATGCGGTTCTGCTCGAGCATCCCGCGGTGGCCGAAGCTGCATCTTTCGGTTCCCCCAGCGAACTTTATGGCGAGGAGGTGGCGGCAGCGGTGGTGCTCAAGGGCGAGGCGTCAGCCCAGGAGCTGCAAAACCATTGTCGCGGCCGCTTGGCCGAGTTCAAGGTTCCCAAGACGATATATATCGTCGAGGCCCTGCCCAAAGGGCCCACCGGCAAGGTCCAACGGCGGGAGATGGCGGCCTTCGTCAAACGCTAG
- a CDS encoding cobalamin-independent methionine synthase II family protein: MPSKQILTTHTGSLPRPESLVELLKAKEGRQPYDRERLEAEVQRAVGEVVRRQQQAGVDLVSDGEMSKVGYSTYITDRLTGFEGEVHTGPNQLADVADFPDFARYMGSRPSATLRRPACSGPVAYRDLSEVHRDIANFKRALAEASIDQAFMTAASPGVISVFLPNSYYPTREAYLFALADAMQPEYEAIVEAGLILQLDCPDLAMSRHGEFAQLDLSQFRRQIEVNVAALNRAVANISPQRMRMHLCWGNYPGPHHYDVALADIIDVVFTARPAAISYEAANPRHAHEWKIFRDIKLPDDKILIPGVLDSTTNFIEHPELVAERLCNVARLVGPERVIGGVDCGFATFAGATHVAPEIVWRKLASLAEGARLASSML, from the coding sequence ATGCCTAGCAAACAAATCCTGACCACCCATACCGGTAGTCTGCCGCGACCCGAGTCCCTGGTGGAATTGCTCAAGGCCAAAGAAGGGCGCCAGCCTTACGATCGCGAGCGGCTGGAGGCGGAAGTCCAACGCGCGGTGGGCGAGGTGGTACGCCGCCAGCAACAGGCCGGCGTGGATCTGGTGAGCGACGGCGAGATGAGCAAAGTAGGCTACTCTACCTATATCACTGATCGCCTGACTGGCTTCGAGGGCGAGGTACACACCGGACCAAACCAGCTTGCCGACGTAGCGGATTTTCCCGACTTCGCTCGCTACATGGGCAGCCGTCCTTCGGCCACCCTGCGCCGGCCGGCCTGCTCGGGTCCGGTTGCGTATCGCGACCTGAGCGAGGTGCACCGCGACATCGCTAACTTCAAGCGTGCCCTGGCGGAAGCTTCGATCGACCAAGCCTTCATGACCGCGGCTTCACCTGGGGTGATTTCCGTCTTTTTACCCAATAGCTACTATCCTACCCGCGAGGCCTACTTGTTCGCGCTGGCCGACGCGATGCAGCCCGAGTACGAAGCGATCGTCGAAGCTGGACTGATCTTGCAATTGGATTGTCCCGATCTGGCGATGAGCCGCCACGGCGAATTCGCCCAACTCGACCTGTCACAGTTCCGCCGCCAAATCGAGGTCAATGTCGCAGCGCTCAATCGCGCGGTCGCCAATATCTCGCCGCAACGCATGCGGATGCATCTATGCTGGGGCAATTATCCCGGCCCCCATCACTATGACGTCGCTCTGGCCGATATCATCGACGTGGTGTTCACCGCGCGGCCGGCGGCGATCTCCTACGAGGCGGCTAATCCTCGCCACGCCCACGAATGGAAAATCTTTCGCGACATCAAGCTCCCCGACGACAAGATTTTGATTCCCGGCGTGCTCGATTCCACCACCAACTTCATCGAGCATCCTGAATTGGTCGCCGAGCGATTGTGCAATGTGGCTCGACTGGTGGGGCCTGAGCGTGTGATTGGCGGTGTGGACTGCGGCTTCGCGACCTTCGCCGGTGCCACCCATGTGGCTCCCGAGATCGTCTGGCGCAAACTGGCCTCACTGGCCGAGGGCGCGCGGCTGGCCAGCAGCATGCTGTGA
- a CDS encoding Rieske 2Fe-2S domain-containing protein, which produces MLTREENELLVRVGPATPMGALLREYWMPAARSESLLADGKPLRVRILGENFVVFRATDGRVGLFDEGCPHRCTSLALARNEDNALTCIFHGWKIDVSGKVVEVPSEPPERRAEFAAKVRVRHYPVREAGGAVWVYLGRNQQPPRFFDFEFTALPSTQVACSKAILHCNWLQAIETTIDSSHLGVLHASWLNLGNNGNAIASANNGPHYDYLLAPYGFREAALRDLPDGSVYQRIREVVAPFYSFVPAHSERPQLMICAVPIDDQWTNLWYWEYDRTRPLAGQYLFSRANADNWDNTAARLGSAEQVWGQDRKALKEGHWTGMPSLTFEDFVVAEAPGPIADRTREYLGSSDSTPIRFRRMMLNAARAFARGEPPLGQTEPVDYAKIRAVALRAPRELDWRTVDPLRPPQSLPMGPG; this is translated from the coding sequence ATGTTGACCCGGGAAGAAAACGAGTTGTTGGTACGTGTGGGGCCGGCCACGCCGATGGGTGCGCTGCTGCGCGAGTATTGGATGCCGGCGGCGCGCTCGGAAAGTCTGCTCGCCGACGGCAAGCCTTTGCGTGTGAGGATCCTGGGTGAGAACTTCGTGGTGTTTCGGGCCACCGACGGTCGCGTTGGCTTGTTCGACGAAGGCTGCCCCCATCGCTGCACCTCGCTGGCGTTGGCCCGCAACGAGGACAACGCACTTACCTGCATCTTTCACGGCTGGAAAATCGACGTGTCGGGTAAAGTGGTGGAAGTTCCCTCCGAACCGCCCGAGCGGCGAGCGGAATTCGCCGCCAAAGTGCGGGTGCGCCATTATCCGGTGCGCGAAGCGGGAGGCGCAGTGTGGGTTTACCTGGGGCGCAACCAACAGCCGCCGCGCTTTTTCGATTTCGAATTCACCGCGCTACCCAGCACGCAGGTGGCTTGCTCCAAGGCGATCCTGCATTGCAACTGGCTGCAGGCGATCGAGACCACGATCGATTCCTCGCACCTAGGCGTGCTGCATGCCTCGTGGCTTAACCTGGGCAACAACGGCAACGCCATTGCCAGCGCCAACAACGGCCCGCATTACGATTATTTGCTGGCGCCCTACGGCTTTCGCGAAGCGGCGCTGCGCGACCTGCCCGACGGCAGCGTCTATCAGCGCATCCGCGAGGTGGTTGCGCCGTTCTACTCCTTTGTCCCCGCCCATTCCGAGCGCCCCCAATTGATGATCTGCGCGGTGCCGATCGACGATCAGTGGACCAACCTGTGGTACTGGGAATACGACCGCACACGCCCGCTGGCGGGGCAGTACCTGTTCTCGCGCGCCAATGCCGACAACTGGGATAATACCGCAGCTCGCCTGGGTTCTGCCGAGCAGGTCTGGGGTCAGGATCGCAAGGCGCTCAAGGAAGGGCATTGGACCGGCATGCCCTCGCTCACTTTCGAGGATTTTGTCGTCGCCGAGGCCCCCGGCCCGATCGCCGATCGCACACGCGAGTACCTGGGTTCCAGCGACAGCACGCCCATTCGTTTTCGCCGCATGATGCTTAACGCGGCCCGCGCCTTTGCTCGCGGTGAGCCGCCGCTTGGGCAGACCGAGCCGGTTGATTATGCCAAAATCCGCGCGGTTGCGCTGCGCGCGCCGCGCGAGTTGGATTGGCGCACGGTCGATCCGCTCCGGCCGCCGCAGTCCCTGCCGATGGGGCCGGGCTGA
- a CDS encoding SDR family oxidoreductase produces the protein MDLGLAGKIAIVTGGSKGIGRAIALALLAEGASVLVCGREQRTLDDFLGAAKTLGAGQTAALAVDLGQPQSAARVVAACQQRFGGVDILVNNAGSARNGDFFKLEDQAWLEDWNLKALGYVRMARAVMPLLKQRGEGVIVNIIGVAAFRFDANYTIGGMINAGLANFTKALARLGAPQVRVVGVHPGPILTDRLRWLSPDLADPNGPKARGATPMGRVGRPEEVGDVVAFLASPRASFVSGTNLAIDGALNPGLAG, from the coding sequence ATGGATTTGGGATTGGCAGGCAAGATCGCGATCGTCACCGGCGGTAGCAAGGGGATCGGGCGCGCCATCGCTCTGGCCTTGCTGGCGGAAGGAGCCAGCGTGCTGGTGTGCGGACGCGAGCAGCGTACGCTGGATGACTTTCTGGGTGCCGCCAAGACCCTCGGTGCGGGGCAGACAGCCGCGCTGGCGGTTGATCTCGGGCAGCCGCAGAGCGCCGCACGGGTGGTCGCCGCCTGCCAGCAACGGTTCGGCGGCGTGGACATCCTCGTCAATAACGCCGGCAGCGCGCGCAACGGCGATTTCTTCAAGTTGGAGGATCAAGCCTGGCTGGAGGACTGGAATCTCAAAGCCCTAGGCTATGTGCGGATGGCGCGCGCGGTGATGCCGCTGCTCAAACAACGCGGCGAGGGCGTGATCGTCAACATAATCGGTGTAGCCGCATTTCGCTTCGATGCTAATTACACCATCGGCGGCATGATCAATGCCGGTTTGGCCAATTTCACCAAGGCCTTGGCTCGTCTGGGCGCGCCTCAGGTGCGCGTGGTCGGGGTTCATCCGGGCCCGATTCTAACCGACCGGTTGCGTTGGTTATCGCCCGACCTCGCCGACCCCAACGGTCCCAAGGCCCGTGGCGCCACTCCGATGGGGCGGGTGGGCCGGCCCGAAGAGGTCGGTGACGTGGTAGCCTTTCTAGCCTCGCCGCGGGCGTCCTTTGTAAGCGGCACCAATCTGGCGATTGATGGCGCGCTCAATCCCGGCCTGGCCGGCTAA
- a CDS encoding cupredoxin domain-containing protein, with product MKRGGRERSRRRRGLRPAARVWVGIVLLLPLVLAPPAPLTRAEDYGPSAALSGILSATSAAHARNQIVILTLPLPGNESDAGEMAKFGLLYGFSPRTIFVYRDEPTTFNFWNLQSNEPHDVMITDRSGQVLLHQELPQLKKTQLTLTFHQQGLFTFYCTMHQPYMSGQIVVLAPPGEQPAAAPALHASH from the coding sequence ATGAAGCGAGGCGGTCGGGAGCGCTCACGCCGGCGCCGTGGTTTACGGCCGGCGGCGCGGGTGTGGGTCGGGATTGTTCTATTACTGCCATTAGTGTTGGCGCCGCCCGCGCCACTAACCCGCGCCGAGGACTATGGCCCCAGCGCCGCCCTATCCGGCATCCTCAGCGCCACTTCGGCCGCCCATGCCCGCAATCAAATCGTGATCCTGACCCTGCCCTTGCCGGGTAACGAGAGCGACGCCGGCGAGATGGCGAAATTCGGACTACTGTATGGCTTCTCGCCGCGCACCATCTTTGTTTATCGTGACGAGCCGACCACTTTCAATTTCTGGAATTTGCAATCCAACGAACCACACGACGTCATGATTACCGACCGCAGCGGCCAGGTGTTGCTGCACCAGGAGTTGCCTCAGCTAAAAAAGACCCAGCTGACATTGACTTTTCATCAGCAGGGGTTGTTTACCTTCTACTGCACAATGCATCAGCCGTACATGAGCGGCCAGATAGTGGTGCTGGCCCCGCCCGGCGAGCAGCCGGCGGCTGCGCCCGCTCTTCATGCGTCCCACTAG